In Plectropomus leopardus isolate mb chromosome 17, YSFRI_Pleo_2.0, whole genome shotgun sequence, the DNA window tttatttcaaaacatctgcttattaaaaacaacatctgGCAGAATATTAATTTTCAATAAGGGGTAACCAGCCCTCTCAGATTACTGAACTCATCAGCGCAAAATGAGAAATCGTCACTCTTGTAGGCAGAATTGCAGCACCATCAGGAATAAAACAAGTCCAtcaacacaacagcagctgGATTAAAGTAAGGCCTTTACAGCGTTTAACTATCCAGTTGCATCCTCTTTATCACAATTGCAATGGAGCTTCTCAATTCCAAACATCCTCAGAAAAAGGCCAGATTTGAGCTCTTGGTTTGAGTCGAAGTTCAGCTGAAGTGAGGGTGAGGCCAGATATGTTCTCCCCTCTGTCTCAGTCCTGTATTTCATGTGGCTGAGCCGAGGCCTTGCGGTACTTGCACTGGATCCACACCCTGTACATGGTCAGCTGTTTGCCTCTATTCACCTGCAGCCTTCTGTCCACAAGGTTCTGCACTTTCTCTAGCCCTGCCTCAGCGAACATCTGATGGAGCTCATCTGAAATATAAAGAAGCacataaatattttcacatataaaatttaaaaaattaagttatgCAAATATAACTCCAAATAAAtctttattaatattatgtcttcattttttaCCTTGAGTAAAGAAATACACTCTTGTGCCATCACCTCGGACATAAAAGTTTTCTGACAGACACCTCCCTAAAAAAGGTAAAGACACACAACATACCTGTTATTCtacaaaaaattgcaaagatTAAATAAACTCCTATTTATTAATGCAGTGCCATTTTAATATGCAATCTGCATATTGACCCAAAGTCTGACAGGTTTATGCAGCCAGATTTACTGTTGCTATCTACATTAAAGCGAAACTTTGGAATTATTTAACTtcaacccatttttttttttttgtctgattgaCTAATGGACAGTTGGTCCCTTATCGAGAGAGACTGCTGCGGCCCACATCAGTTTACAACAAGTCACCTCATGAGATTTCAGAAAGAGACTTCTCCTTTCATGGTAGCTGGTCACAATACGAAACAGACCAGCAAACTGTAaggaaaaaactttaatttttctgCAGGGTCTTTTCTtcaatgttgtcagacactacTTACAATCTGAGCCTGATAGTgacaaaatgcagaacaaaaacaaaacatttctgatgGATCTAAATTGATGGTGAACAATGGCCCATAGGGATTAGAATTGAGCCTGTTTCTGCAGTCTCTCCTAATATTGGaccagttttaaaaacagttgtctccagtagtcacttagacacaaaaacttgagaaaataggctcaaagttaaaaacaatcacagttTCCCTTTCAGTATGGTCCATATTAGGCTTAAACTTACGCTGCGTTCCAGACAGCTCGAAAGTTGAGATATTCTGCTAGAAAAAGTACGATGGAACGTTACTCAGAGTCAGAGTTCCTACGTGTTCCCCGACTTAAGCAGTACGACGtcacacaacaatggcagcatccatGGAGTTGGTGAATATACACAAGGTATACAGAACATCACAGTATACTGAAGTACTAAAATACATTAGCCTAGCGATTGGTACATATGTTAgtgaatgacatgttttgatacatttccaaatataaaaactccaaaaaataaaatgtataacatCTGTTACCTTATGCacagtttttcctctgtttcgCTCACATGTGCAAAGAGGCGGCTCCACTAATTGTCCATGGACTAGCTACAGAAACACCAGTTTGTCAccatctgtcatgttttttcttcacatatAGTGTTGTGCACCTGGAACGCTGGGAAGTGACCTCCGACTTTGAATGGAACGCAGTATTATTTAGTATATTTTGACTATCATTTAAAATGGCCAAACACAGGGAGACTCTTGTGTGACTTAATGCAGCAGTCGATTCGGAAAAGGTGCTCCCAGAACAACAGATTTACATGAAAGACATTTTCTGGGATAAACTCTCGTGACAGGCCATGAGTAACGGACATTTCTGAATCTGGACGTTTTGAGCAGAAGTTTGGCAGCCACGCTGGACTTCAGCCTGACTAACCTTTCTTGAAGCGAAGCTGTGCCATATCGTAGCGTCCGTAGTCCCTGAGCAGCATCGCTCCCCCTGGCTTCAGCAGCCGTGCTAATCTACTGATGGATGCCTGCATCCTGAGACAGGGGGAAACTTTAAAACAACCAGCGCTGTATTCAATCACTCGCACTGAGtggaggggaagagaggaagaaagacgGAGAAAGAAGTTCATACTTGTTGGGATGCAACGCTGATAACACAAAGATTAGCACTATAACATCAAGGCTTCCATCGGGGACGGGGTAATTGGCTTCCACATCACTCAAGTCATGAACAAAGGCGAAGCAGCGCCCAGGGTCGTACTCTGGATTAGTCTGAAGACAAGAAATCAATGTTAATTCATCAGTTAGCCCACAGCCCTGGAGATGAATACATCCATCAACACATCATCCTTTCATTAATCCCATCTCACCTTGACTAACTCCACCGCAGTGCTGGAGAAATCACAGCAGTAAACGAAGAGTCCCGGGTCACTGCAAAGAGCAAAGCCGCCGTCACGCCTTCACAAGACACATGCAGAGAACAGTGTGTGTCAAACATGGCGTGACACTTACTTGTTGGTCTTCAAGATTGGAAATACTGTATTGCCCACACCGCAGCCAACCTGTGtgataaacaaaattaaaatagtaacttttttcttttttactgcagtttgcacTCAGTGTCAAACACCAACACATACAGTGGCAACGTTTGTTTCAAGACaccaaatgtgaagaaaaaccagattgttaaaaatgactagaaaatgATGTCCTCCACTAAGGTCACACACGTTTATTTCAATAGAAAATATTTAGAACTGTTTAAATAGTCCAAAATAATACGGTATATCACGATGTGATCCATGTGAATCTAGTAGGAAAACAATATGAAATATATTAACCCACTTTACCAGAGTAGAGTCTCAAATTTCTTAGACaagttttcatgaaaaaatcTGCTCAATTTTTCTAATATAACAAGATCATAATctcataatcataaaaaaacatgaaaaacttcTGCTCAGTCTTTCTGAATTAACGTCATTAACATATCcgaattttgagaaaaaagtcttgcttttttgtttgctggTTTTATAAATTAATATGATATTACCTCataattattagtattattttctgaatttaaatgattattaaGTCAAACTCCTAGAAGGGTTTGACAaatatgtgctgtttttctgaactgaagtatctcaaaattatttttaaaaaaagttaattgcGTTAATCTgcgctgtttttctttctgaatgagcaaaaacagagcagaaaagagcagattattttttttctcacatgaatacattttgcttCCATTAAGGCTGGATGGCTGAACACATTTTACGTTCTGCTCTTCGGTAAAGagttaataatgaaaaattgaGTGAGACCCCTTACTTAACTGCAAATGCTTTATGTGCATCTAGAACTTGATTTTGAATCAAATAAATGCACTAGctaaacattttgtgatttaaagCAATTCTtcataaaaaatcaccaaaagtttaaCTTTGCACCACATTTCACTGGATTCCTTTGATCATTTGTTCAGATATCTTCTACAATGTGCTTCTCTCACCTCCAGGATGCGATATGTGGCAGAGGAGCCGGGGATGTCCCCATCGGTGTGAGACACGGCTGAAGCTTCCCTGCTTTGCTCTTGATCCAGACTGTCCTGCAGACCGTCATTTGTGCCAGAGACCTCAAGACGGGACTCAGGGTCCAGTTTACACTGCGGGGCCAACTCTGGGAACTCTGTGAAGAGCCAGTGACGGTCTTTGAAGAAACGGTTCTCATGGATTGTGTAGAAATCGTTCCAGAACTCATTTGCCCGGCTGTCGTACTGCTCTGAAAGAAAAAGTATGGCGGTAAACAGTAAGAGTCTTAGTCATAGAAAGAGTTAAAGTCATAATCTTACACATCTTAAGCTCATTGCGGTTTATTAAGACAAATACAAAGCAGTCATAATACTGATACACCATACACACCACAAACAGACATTCTTCAGCTTTGACAAGGTAAATACCTGTCTTTTTCCACAATGATCACACAGATGagttaaaaatgaacacataaaCAACATTGGGGAACAGTCATACTCTAACGTTCATGTGTACGAGCTGAAAGACTCAACAGCTAACCTTGTTTTTCTGGAGGAAGTGGCTGATTGTTTTCTGAGACTTTCTTCTTAGCAGACGCCTCTTGTTCCTCAGTCCACTCCACATTGTCCCTGTTGACAACAGAGCACTATGATCCAGTGATGTggtgaataaacaaacaaatgacaatCTCCACAAAGTTTTTCATGTAATATTCAGATAAAAGGGACAAAATGAAACTGTAATGGTGAAACACAATATCACATTTTATCTATTAATAATCTGTAAATATGTGCCAGTTAATAAACCCATGTTCATGAGATGATCTGCATACAGTTTTCAAACAAATAcgaaacattttttattaaaattttattacattagaAATGGACACagactttactttttttaaaaaaagttatctgGAAATTAGAAACCTATCTAGAAAGTCTTTAAAATCTGTGTAGTAACATGCAACACCCAGTATctctgccaaaaacaacaacgtgACCTAAACAATTTAataggaaaaaagaggaagaaactaAATTGTTAATTTAGGCAACAGAATTGAGTAATAATACGAGATATCATCATGTTATatgattatttaaatgaaatatttttattatgtaatgGTCAGTAATTAGGTTATACTATAAGACCTGAGAATATGTTAGCTTTTCCTTTGTCAGGTCACATTATATCATAAGATTGTCATTTGATAATCACACAATtagaacaacaaaataacagagaGTTGTTGCGACTAAATAAcagcttttacatttatttattgttataaaCGATCAGTTCTGCTAAAGTCATGCATCCAGCTGATGTACTCCCGGTGTCAGTGATGATAAAGCCTCAACGCCAATCCTGTCTGCGTTTTTGGATTCCAGGAATTAGTCACCTACCATGCGTTGTGCTGGAAGACCTGCCGCGGGTCTGTGAGGAAACGTGTCCCGAACTGGGGTCTCTTCAACTCTCCGGTGGCTGAATCGGACAGGATCAGCCCCGTTTCGCTGCTGTTGTCTCCCTCCACACCGACCACGGCACGGGGCGCCGCCATGTTCGAGCTGACGTGACGGAAAGGGGGCCGAACGTGTCACCGTGCTGCGTTCAGGGACTGTCGGTGTGGAAGCTCATCTCCATTagtaatacaaaaatgaaaaatgtgcataataacaacaacaacaataataataataataaattagaaaaaagccatacttaCGAGATAACAATGATAGATTAAAAAGTCTATGAATTATGAGATAAAAGGGCCAACATTATGCAATAAGAAGAtaagtaattaaaattacaagctaaaaagtcaaaaatattggACAGAAAGTAGGAATTATGAGTTGAAAAGTCATACTTAGAccatgagacaaaaaaaattggtgaCAAAATTGACAATGGTCTGCAAAAAAGCGTTTCACTTTGTAACACTTTCCTGTATATACAATAAAGAATAAACTTCATTCTCACTGGCTGAAGAAAATACTGCATCACGAGGTATGTACACTATATGGGTATAATTAGTTGATCATTCAGCTCTGTACACTGtttgacaataaaattaccaaaacaagACTGCATTTGAGCAGTGTACTGTTCATACACTAGAGGGAGACATATGTCAAGATTATCTTTGCTATGGCCCTCCAGCCCATtaactatataaaatataaataaaatcatatataaATTACAGTACACTATACATACGCAACATGCTATAAAgtcatattgttgttgttgttgttttaccaGCAAAGCAAAAAGTGTCTCTTGTGcaatttgtacaaaaatatattaaaaaaatatatataatatataaaattaaaattgacaGTTGAAGCTGTCATTATACATTTgtggattgattttttttaccctctaGACTTAGTGTTCTTTTGTTGTACATTAGccattttcttgcactttttgtGTGCCTGTGTACAGAGCGTACAGCCATTACTTATCAGCTAAGCGGTATCAGTAACACATAGTTGTAGTTTTACTTCTAACCTAGAGTCGACTAATAGAGACATTAATATAAACAACTATGACAAATGTACCTTTTTATTTCCAAGAGGAAATGAAGTGCCATCaagatgaatgaaaaacaactgGATACAGCACACACTGATAACTGGACTCATGAGGCTGGTATGAACAGGATGTGGTGACGGATCCGTTATGGGATGTGAGGGGAAGTGCAACGTTTTACGTCAGTGTGTTTCAGATTGAATATCAGAGAAATGCATAATAACAGGCAAGTAAAATTAGTTTGATGACGTGTTCGATGCAACAGGAAATGTTCTGTGACTTGGTAGATAAGTGGTGGTAGAGCGTAGTCAAAGGAAATGCTCGCCCTGGTGCACTGACATTCAAATTATTAGAACACTCACATTGTGGTGAACTTCTCTGAATTGCTGTTACAGTTTTGTAGTTGTGGGGGTCGATggttttattattctattttaatcgttttatttatatagctgCACTTAAATTTTGTTGTACAGCTGTTCAGTGATAATAAAGGCATTCTATTCTATTGAATCTAAGAGCTGATGTGCGTCTGCACTAATCTGGGATCACACAGGCCATCAGTGACGTTTACCATAATGTTAATCCAAAGTGCAGAGTGAAAGAGTCACGTGgctttttcttaaatgtgttgCTTCAGATCTGAAATATGAATCTCAAATATCTTGTATTTTAGGCTTTGTGCTGTGAGTCTCTTCTTAGTACGAAATACTAAAAGCAGCTTTAACAATAGTTGAAAGGAAACCAAATGTCAGGATTCACAAAAGAAGTGGTAAAGTCAGGTATAATTAATCTTTGTGCATTCCCTCTGTgtaacaaactaaaacaaaaaaacccagcatctttaaaattggtgctaaacaaaaaaagtataaaaactatGCAATTAGCTTACAGGCAAAGTCCTCAGAGAGGATCAGAGCTGTACAACCAAAATACTCATTTCTGGAggtcaaaaaacagcaagactTAGTTTGTTATCAACATTACATGGCATTAAGGCCAGTATCATTTGATGTGCATTAAAATCTGCTCATATACACAAACAACATGGAATTTCAGAGTAACATAGTGCTGGTCAGTAGAAAATGGAAATTATTTACAATTCAGCAATGACATTTtggaaacaaaatgaacaataaaaaaaccaacaaacacagaaacaggtgATGGTGCAGAGATAAAGGACCACGTCAAAGTGTTAATAAAGGTACCACTGCTGatacacatttcaaaaacaatataatcCACAAACATCACGGTAAACAAAGTCAGCCTAGAGGCTcaagttaaagggacagttcaccccaaaatccatattttttctcttaccactagtgctgtttatcaatctagattgttttggtgtgagtttccgagtgttggagatatcttTCGTATAGGTGTCTGTCCTCTCTTgtcctggttactcaagataatcccaAAACCTCAtggtgagcagtttcatgtaagaacCACTTTCTTTATACCAAATCACACATACCTACCAAattactgtgcagaaggaagcatgcatatACTCGTGGATGAGAGGCTTGTGACAacgcaaaatgtaaacattaatggcgtcctagCTCAggggtgctaggtgagctagctgTAGATtcatgcttccttctgtgcggTTGGCGGATGTAGTTCAGtggacagaaaatagttccgacatgaaactgctcacaacaaggcctGTGGATTATTTTAAACAAGTAGGTCATGATCTCTAAAGAGACATTGCCGGtaagtttttcaaatatgtttttggggGCTTTGAgtaccacaagccgagtgccatctagtatTTAAGATATCTGCTGATATCGCAAatactctgcaactcacaccaaaacaatctagattaagaacactataggtaagaggaagaatatgtattttttattttggactgAACAGTCCCTTTAAGGGGACTTACCCCTTTAAGCAGTCAAGGGAAGCCCTGCAGAGTGCTGTATTCTTGTCAAAATCATAACTACAACAAGTCTGTCTTGGAAACACACTGAATTAGTCAAATACATGAAAACCCTTCATGTGggttttaattataatttattaaaattctaTAGTACACATTTTACTTGAAGTACTGACAAACTTTGCTATTTGTTTGAAATTGCCCCTTCAACTGAGTAAAACCAAACCccgaaagaagaaattacaatttttaaaaaaaaaagcaacttagGTGtgaataatacataaaaaattgtGGAAGACAATGAAGAGGACTTTAAAAAGTTCAatcattaatgttttttctatAGCAAATTATTACCTTTAGGTCACAATGGTTccatttctttttgaaaatatgagcaaaactaaaaaagtcAGACTAAAAAATCTTGAACAACAAATATTGCAGCATTGGAAGAGCTTCCTAAACAGACCACAAAAGGGATAGactttcagcagcagctccccTTACTGTAAACAGACAGTGTAgatgtttatgttaaaaaattcCTTTCTAACTGCACGTacataatgaaaaaacagaaagcccAATAGCTGACATTAAAGAtacactatgcaggatttttcctaaaaacaaagtatagactcatacagaagtaatcccccTCAGTCACTTATGACACACgagaagtgtgtggtggtgtatttttctaCAGAGACTCTGCCCACTGCCTGTATAttcctttcttattttttgtatttggtaCATTAATGGGCCTGTACATGTAAAAGGTAGTGACCAGGtctgtaagcagcaggcatccaagaaacacagtgccagaaaaaaaacacaaatatagcaaGGCAAAACGCCATATGAGAGTGAATTTGgagttggcttttactttcactacTTTTCTGGCtagcatttttcaaacactggcaatcctgcacagtatacctttaaaattatttttacaatatgtACAATTCTTACACCATTTTGTTGACAGCATTAAGTACTTTTCAGCTACAGTGTCAAATCTTCCTCCCGTCCGTTTCCCTGCTGCTACATTCCATCTCTGTCGTTGACCCCTGAGTTTTTCCTCATTGCGTTCAATGGTTAATTGCCTCGATATGCTACGTTGGTGAAAGTGGAGGTGGCTCCTTTGTACAAAGGATTGTTCGCCTGGGGATTGAAAACAGAGGTTATGCTGTTTAATTCAGTCCCATGCAGATATCCAACTGTTTTTAAGTACAGTTTAGAATTTCCCCTTTAGAGGGCAGCCATAATCTTTTGCTGTATTTGTAGTACTCCACTGACCCCTGAATGAGAAGCTTTAAGTGTTTGAATTATAATTAGTTCTCACCGTATCCCATTTGGCTTTGGCTCGTTCTTCCTCAAACCTGGCGAACTCTCTGCGGTCGTGGATGGTGACCAGCAGCTTCCAGATGAGCAGGCCAATGAGGCCCAGTAGCAGAATCGCTCCAGCCACCGCCAAGAGCACCACCAAGATGTCTGGACCCTCAGGACACTCTGAGAgatgagagacaggaagagaagcagagggagaaaaaaaaacaaattctctcTTGTTAAGCTGTGGAGCCTAATTGTGAAGTTTAGCAATCATTGTGGTCCACTGTCAGACACTCTATTGCGCAACGATTGAGTGCATCATCACAACATGTCTGGGTTTGCACTTGTTCACGCTCtgtacaaaataacaaattagtGGAATTACACAGTTCTCCTTTTACTGTAGCCTCCCAGTCACAGGATGAGGTTTTATTTAAGACTTTACACTCTTTAGGTACTAATgtacttaaattaaaatgtctcaTTCATGCACACAAAGTCTTACAGTACCTGGCTCTTTTTCCACAAACAGAATGGATTTGCCACTTTCATCTTCATAATATTGGAAGTGCACAATGCAGTCATTCTCATCTTTGTATGAGCAATTTACTGCATTTTTAGGATGGAAAACTGTAGAAGAAAGAAGAATATTTATCAGTGCATAATATACTctggacaaaacacacacatgaacccTCCAGCTACTTTTAAGAGCATACTTAATTTGATCAGCAGCAGGAAAACAACAGTAAGCATCACCACAACAGGTTAAGATCACAGTTTGCAGTAAGATAGTTAGAGAAGGAGAAGTTCTCACTCAGTTCAGACACTTCTTGAATTTCATCTCTGCAGACTCTAGCGCAGCTGTTGTCATCATTGTGTGATCCTCTCTTAAAGTGTTGACACTCAACACACTTCCTGCAAACAGAGActgaatatgtcatttttacagtgtgtttactATTGTTGCTCTTTACTAGATGCCCATGGTTCAATTCAAAAGTACATTGCTTCATTGAGATAAAACTGATGTATTGATATCTGC includes these proteins:
- the mettl2a gene encoding tRNA N(3)-methylcytidine methyltransferase METTL2, translated to MAAPRAVVGVEGDNSSETGLILSDSATGELKRPQFGTRFLTDPRQVFQHNAWDNVEWTEEQEASAKKKVSENNQPLPPEKQEQYDSRANEFWNDFYTIHENRFFKDRHWLFTEFPELAPQCKLDPESRLEVSGTNDGLQDSLDQEQSREASAVSHTDGDIPGSSATYRILEVGCGVGNTVFPILKTNNDPGLFVYCCDFSSTAVELVKTNPEYDPGRCFAFVHDLSDVEANYPVPDGSLDVIVLIFVLSALHPNKMQASISRLARLLKPGGAMLLRDYGRYDMAQLRFKKGRCLSENFYVRGDGTRVYFFTQDELHQMFAEAGLEKVQNLVDRRLQVNRGKQLTMYRVWIQCKYRKASAQPHEIQD